One Candidatus Niyogibacteria bacterium genomic region harbors:
- a CDS encoding aldo/keto reductase produces the protein MANKLCLGTVQLGLDYGMNNKRGKPSREESLAILDRAYEGGIEVFDTAYAYGDAEDILGEWLEGRGLNNKISVISKLKPHTTEVEEEVKKSLARLKRDYLDGYLLHTPEYIYNDAVWSALKSVKKKGLVKNIGVSIYEEKDAMYAVQERKVDYVQIPYSVFDQRLHKTDFFETARKNGVKVFARSAFLQGLVFMDEGAIPDYLSDAKEYLREFNNIIKKHGFTRAEAALLFSHKNPAIDYVVFGVDNIEQLEENLRIIRDSKNFDACAKELRDKFTDIKKSIIFPSLWKSRQKK, from the coding sequence ATGGCAAATAAACTTTGTTTGGGAACTGTTCAACTGGGGCTGGATTACGGCATGAATAACAAGCGAGGGAAGCCTTCGCGCGAGGAGTCCTTGGCGATTTTGGACCGCGCATATGAGGGCGGCATAGAGGTGTTTGACACGGCTTACGCTTACGGCGACGCCGAAGATATTTTGGGCGAGTGGTTGGAAGGCCGCGGATTGAACAACAAAATTTCTGTAATTTCAAAATTAAAACCGCATACAACGGAAGTTGAAGAAGAAGTTAAAAAATCGCTTGCGCGTTTGAAGCGCGATTATTTGGACGGTTATTTACTGCATACGCCCGAATATATTTATAACGACGCCGTTTGGTCAGCCCTTAAATCCGTAAAGAAGAAAGGATTGGTAAAAAATATCGGCGTCTCAATTTACGAGGAAAAAGACGCGATGTACGCTGTCCAAGAACGTAAGGTTGATTATGTCCAGATTCCATACAGCGTTTTTGACCAGCGTTTGCATAAAACAGATTTTTTTGAAACCGCGCGAAAAAACGGCGTAAAAGTTTTTGCCCGCAGCGCATTTTTGCAAGGTCTTGTTTTTATGGATGAAGGGGCAATACCGGATTATTTATCTGACGCAAAAGAATATCTGCGCGAATTTAATAACATTATAAAGAAACATGGTTTTACGCGGGCCGAAGCGGCGCTTTTATTTTCACATAAAAATCCAGCTATTGACTATGTTGTTTTTGGAGTGGATAATATAGAGCAACTGGAAGAAAATTTGCGCATTATCCGGGACTCAAAAAATTTTGACGCTTGCGCGAAAGAACTGCGCGATAAATTTACCGATATTAAAAAAAGCATTATTTTCCCAAGCTTATGGAAAAGTCGTCAAAAAAAATAA
- a CDS encoding N-acetyl sugar amidotransferase, with translation MNYCKRCVYPQIAVNLEINNDGICSSCGVFEKFKKLTPEFWAQRKKKFEELIKEISKNNTSDYDCVIPVSGGKDSYYQTHMMVSVYGLKPLLVTYHGNNYLPEGDYNRDRMRHVFNADHLVFGPSVEVLKKLNRLCFRKMGDMNWHAHCGIMTYPIQVAVKFNIPLVIWGETSWDISGMYEPEDFVEFSARARHEHSLRGFEWHDMLNDEKEKLSEKDLLWTKYPTDDEILKVGVRGLYIGNFFRWDPNKHSKMVQEKYGWKPREVPFERTYRKFSNLDDRYENGAHDLLKFIKFGYGRASDHASKDIRDGYMTREEGIEKVRKHDHVVSSDLNYWLDYVGMSEEEFWRVADTFRDPRVWRIENGAWVKDNVWGTSSAYGPVYLSEEQSKEFNKRQKNLGLKNNGK, from the coding sequence ATGAATTATTGTAAACGTTGCGTATATCCGCAAATTGCGGTCAATTTGGAAATAAATAACGACGGCATCTGTTCAAGCTGCGGAGTTTTTGAAAAATTCAAAAAATTAACGCCGGAGTTTTGGGCGCAAAGAAAAAAGAAATTTGAGGAGTTAATCAAAGAAATTTCAAAAAACAATACGTCCGATTACGACTGTGTTATTCCGGTCTCCGGCGGCAAGGACAGTTATTATCAGACGCATATGATGGTTTCCGTTTACGGCTTAAAACCGCTTTTAGTGACATATCACGGCAATAACTATTTGCCGGAAGGCGATTATAACCGCGATAGAATGCGCCATGTCTTTAATGCCGACCATCTTGTTTTCGGGCCGTCAGTCGAGGTTTTAAAAAAGCTGAATCGTCTTTGTTTTCGTAAAATGGGCGATATGAATTGGCACGCGCACTGCGGCATAATGACTTATCCGATTCAGGTAGCGGTGAAATTTAACATTCCTTTAGTCATCTGGGGGGAAACGAGCTGGGACATATCGGGGATGTATGAGCCGGAGGATTTTGTGGAATTCAGCGCGCGCGCGAGACACGAACATAGTTTGCGCGGTTTTGAGTGGCACGATATGCTTAACGACGAAAAGGAGAAATTAAGCGAAAAGGATTTGCTCTGGACGAAATATCCTACGGACGACGAGATTTTAAAAGTCGGCGTCAGGGGTTTGTACATCGGTAATTTTTTTAGATGGGACCCGAATAAGCATTCTAAAATGGTGCAGGAAAAATATGGTTGGAAGCCGAGAGAAGTTCCGTTTGAAAGGACTTATCGCAAGTTTTCAAATTTGGATGACAGGTATGAAAATGGAGCGCATGATTTGTTAAAGTTCATAAAGTTCGGCTACGGCCGGGCTTCGGACCACGCGTCCAAAGACATACGCGACGGCTATATGACGCGCGAAGAAGGGATTGAAAAAGTAAGAAAGCATGACCATGTTGTTTCAAGCGATTTGAACTACTGGCTTGATTATGTCGGGATGTCCGAGGAAGAATTTTGGCGAGTAGCGGACACCTTTCGCGACCCGCGTGTCTGGAGAATTGAAAATGGAGCATGGGTTAAGGATAATGTTTGGGGAACTTCCTCTGCTTACGGCCCCGTTTATCTTTCCGAGGAACAAAGCAAGGAATTTAATAAAAGGCAGAAAAATTTGGGCCTAAAAAATAATGGCAAATAA